One genomic window of Vibrio parahaemolyticus includes the following:
- a CDS encoding AraC family transcriptional regulator: protein MLRQLVLIFWGLFISSQAFALNNANAIFYPLPTQVKGTFIAAKKLFLGEQGGLWIHDVHGRVLFYDGQNVLPKSGSFLQTTAKQLAYHQGSFWTFVENEVYQTYPNKERQLVFSLNPGSQIRKIGSSGDYIWVSDGAHFYTYNIKTNELDSFSLLQLYQHSNNSYVYINDAILVETKWALATTSGVYLSEGNKFDHVISSGQNYIEKVYYSHTRREILVGTLKGALIFNIYEPNKEIVKIGGSHVLTFSETNQEYWVGTEHGLYLYSFLTGEVTEVEPASFLELELDSTKIYSLLSDNMGGMWIATNQGIRYYSLFSKKFERVTFSSYDSQTLSGRIRQTVTGPDGVLWFADDRKLYRSGAEGIVKVLELDSQINEFAFQRGMLWLATSKGLEIFQLEGLKKVSFPYLQVMAGHAVEHIALDDTNRLWVSSGYQLYNVDIDKQSVRNFGSEWIVSQYLPAKVTRLYDTEDKLFIGTDHGIYEYDDERIRFNRFSEKYGESLDIVTAADGSQWFASSYGLFKTVAGGEAKQVLEMSVANARPACLISDAKGVWLASSVGLSYYRLSGELVKHYSSASGLINNEFIPGICSVVKRTEDGERELVLGSKYGLVKAEASKLLVSNPPESRFIVSQVMLENDVIQVGSSDLDGIKLPYGSSLSFLFGIMPKPDSQNLYYRLNEDDRWQTLDGGQLTLEHLNSGEYHLQVSNESQVTAGVVGLESRFEVLKPWYLSQLAILGFLVSISTLIGLIMYWRSRYVMQANRELAAQVTLKTNQLRHQSRVLLTSNQQLRKQIQVRNLLVDHVAQSIKTSVDYISSKLPVERDSITEDHVSKTYWQLNELKSAPGDASNGSQNYNLSQITQSVVDVWRDDFAKAGISVELEDENKSSRIALESFNLDVIFNSIFANIIKRSFRGQAVKVMLEEGRDIVSLSFLDYGTQLPNKLSLSRPANNNVDLSIDNLSQLVTVSGGHLAVFTSDAQNKIEITWPMAKELSHVEEVLPEFVPENIAEEKASPENEWLQKVYQLVAEHYHDPDFGTATAAKMLFMSERSLQRRFKSASSRTLKDYLTEVRLETACEQLLAGEKISEVAFNCGFNDPSYFSQKFKLHFGLPPSKFAMEQDSHAN, encoded by the coding sequence TTGCTTCGCCAACTTGTCCTGATTTTCTGGGGACTCTTCATATCATCTCAAGCATTTGCGCTGAACAACGCAAATGCCATCTTTTACCCTTTGCCTACTCAGGTTAAGGGCACTTTTATTGCTGCGAAAAAATTGTTCTTGGGCGAGCAAGGTGGGCTATGGATTCATGATGTACATGGCCGCGTTCTTTTTTATGACGGCCAGAATGTTCTGCCAAAATCAGGCAGTTTTTTGCAAACGACCGCAAAGCAGCTTGCGTATCATCAAGGGTCATTCTGGACCTTTGTCGAAAATGAGGTTTATCAGACCTACCCAAACAAAGAAAGGCAGTTGGTCTTTAGCCTTAACCCCGGGTCGCAAATTAGAAAAATAGGTTCATCAGGTGATTATATTTGGGTCAGTGATGGCGCACATTTTTATACCTACAACATCAAAACCAATGAACTTGATTCATTTTCACTGCTTCAACTGTATCAACATAGCAATAATAGTTATGTGTACATCAATGATGCGATTCTGGTCGAAACCAAATGGGCGTTGGCTACAACATCTGGTGTCTATCTCTCTGAAGGTAATAAATTTGATCATGTGATTTCTTCCGGTCAAAACTACATTGAAAAAGTGTATTACTCGCATACGAGACGCGAGATATTGGTCGGCACCTTAAAAGGCGCGTTGATCTTCAATATTTACGAGCCGAACAAAGAGATCGTCAAAATTGGCGGCTCCCACGTACTGACGTTTTCAGAGACCAATCAAGAGTATTGGGTTGGTACTGAGCACGGTTTGTATCTCTACTCGTTTTTAACAGGTGAAGTTACTGAAGTTGAGCCTGCGAGCTTCTTAGAGTTAGAGCTCGATAGCACTAAAATTTATTCCTTACTTAGCGACAACATGGGCGGAATGTGGATAGCGACCAACCAAGGCATTCGTTATTACTCTTTGTTTAGCAAAAAATTTGAGCGAGTCACCTTTAGTAGTTATGACTCGCAAACCTTATCTGGTCGTATCAGACAAACGGTAACAGGGCCAGATGGTGTGCTTTGGTTTGCCGATGACCGCAAGCTGTATCGTTCTGGCGCGGAAGGGATTGTAAAAGTCTTAGAATTAGATTCTCAGATTAACGAATTTGCGTTCCAACGAGGCATGTTATGGCTTGCTACTTCAAAAGGTTTGGAGATATTCCAATTGGAGGGGCTGAAAAAGGTTAGCTTCCCTTATTTACAAGTAATGGCTGGGCATGCTGTTGAGCATATTGCTCTAGACGACACAAACCGTTTGTGGGTATCCAGCGGTTACCAACTTTACAACGTTGATATCGACAAGCAATCCGTCAGAAACTTTGGTAGCGAATGGATCGTGAGTCAGTACTTACCAGCTAAAGTGACGCGCTTATATGATACCGAAGATAAACTTTTTATTGGTACGGATCACGGCATTTATGAATACGATGATGAACGTATTCGTTTCAATCGTTTCTCGGAAAAATATGGCGAGTCGCTAGATATAGTGACAGCGGCGGATGGCTCTCAGTGGTTTGCCTCTTCCTATGGGTTGTTTAAAACAGTGGCTGGTGGCGAAGCCAAGCAAGTCTTGGAGATGAGTGTTGCGAATGCTCGTCCGGCGTGTTTGATCAGTGATGCGAAAGGTGTGTGGCTCGCATCTTCTGTTGGGTTGAGTTACTACCGATTGTCCGGTGAGTTAGTTAAACATTATTCATCTGCATCGGGCTTGATTAATAATGAGTTTATTCCTGGGATATGTAGCGTAGTGAAACGCACAGAAGATGGTGAACGTGAACTTGTTTTAGGCTCAAAATATGGATTAGTTAAAGCAGAGGCTTCAAAACTATTGGTGTCAAACCCGCCAGAATCCCGCTTTATTGTTAGCCAAGTGATGCTTGAAAACGATGTAATCCAAGTGGGGAGTTCCGACCTTGATGGGATTAAGCTGCCTTATGGTTCTTCGCTGAGTTTTCTCTTTGGCATCATGCCTAAACCGGATAGCCAGAACCTGTACTACCGCTTAAACGAAGACGATCGATGGCAGACCTTAGACGGGGGTCAGTTAACCTTAGAGCACCTCAACTCTGGGGAATACCACCTTCAAGTGAGTAACGAGTCACAGGTAACGGCGGGCGTTGTTGGTTTAGAGTCTCGTTTTGAAGTGCTCAAACCATGGTATCTATCCCAGCTTGCGATATTAGGCTTTCTCGTCTCAATTTCTACGCTTATCGGCCTTATCATGTACTGGCGTTCACGATATGTTATGCAAGCAAACCGAGAGCTTGCTGCTCAGGTCACTCTAAAGACCAACCAACTAAGGCATCAAAGCCGCGTATTATTGACGAGTAACCAACAGTTAAGAAAGCAAATTCAGGTTAGAAATCTATTAGTTGACCATGTTGCTCAGTCTATAAAAACCAGCGTCGATTATATCTCGTCAAAATTGCCAGTGGAGAGAGACTCCATCACAGAGGATCACGTATCAAAAACTTACTGGCAGCTGAATGAGCTTAAAAGTGCTCCTGGTGATGCGAGTAACGGCAGTCAAAACTACAACCTAAGCCAAATTACGCAATCTGTGGTGGATGTGTGGCGAGACGATTTCGCCAAAGCGGGGATCTCTGTGGAGTTAGAGGATGAGAACAAGTCTAGCCGTATTGCTCTAGAGAGTTTTAATCTGGATGTTATCTTCAACAGTATCTTTGCCAACATCATCAAGCGCTCTTTCCGAGGTCAAGCCGTTAAAGTGATGTTAGAAGAGGGGCGGGACATTGTCTCACTCAGCTTTTTGGATTACGGAACGCAATTGCCAAATAAACTTTCTCTAAGTCGTCCTGCTAATAACAATGTGGACTTGAGTATAGACAATCTTTCGCAGTTGGTTACGGTGAGTGGAGGGCACTTAGCGGTGTTCACTTCTGATGCGCAGAATAAAATTGAGATTACTTGGCCGATGGCAAAAGAGTTGAGCCATGTCGAGGAAGTTTTACCAGAATTTGTGCCAGAAAACATCGCCGAAGAAAAAGCCAGTCCAGAGAATGAGTGGCTACAAAAGGTCTATCAGTTAGTTGCTGAGCATTACCATGACCCTGATTTTGGTACTGCGACAGCGGCTAAGATGTTATTTATGTCTGAACGTAGTTTACAACGCCGCTTTAAGTCGGCCTCGTCAAGAACGTTAAAAGATTATTTAACGGAGGTACGGTTAGAAACTGCTTGCGAACAGTTACTCGCAGGTGAAAAAATCAGTGAAGTGGCTTTCAATTGCGGTTTCAATGATCCCTCTTACTTCAGCCAGAAGTTCAAGTTGCACTTTGGTTTACCTCCATCAAAGTTCGCGATGGAACAAGACAGTCACGCAAATTAG